A stretch of the Sphingobacterium thalpophilum genome encodes the following:
- a CDS encoding aldo/keto reductase codes for MKKQQIKHTDLQVAPINFGGNVFGWTLDEKQSFDILDKFVGAGFNFIDTADTYSWWVNGRGGQSEEIIGKWLKSRGRRQDLVIATKVGSETKEHGFDISRKHILQSADESLHRLGVDHIDLYYTHFDDKVTPVEETLSAYDELIRAGKVRYIAASNVSPQRLIESFSLAEEHGLPRYVALQPHYNLVERSGFENDYAPLVEKYDLSVFPYWSLAAGFLTGKYRSVDDFEKTTRGAGIKKYFDEKGKAVLKALDTVAEKYDAKQATVALAWLLANPLVTAPIVSATSESQLQTLIAAPDLQLDQEDIGLLDQASQE; via the coding sequence ATGAAAAAGCAACAGATAAAACACACAGACCTGCAGGTTGCGCCGATCAATTTCGGCGGCAATGTTTTTGGATGGACATTGGATGAAAAACAATCTTTCGATATTCTGGATAAGTTTGTCGGAGCCGGATTTAATTTTATCGATACAGCAGATACGTATTCGTGGTGGGTGAACGGACGTGGAGGGCAGTCTGAAGAGATTATCGGAAAATGGCTCAAAAGTCGTGGACGCCGACAGGACCTGGTGATTGCCACCAAGGTTGGCTCAGAAACCAAGGAACATGGTTTTGATATTTCCAGGAAGCATATCCTCCAGTCCGCCGACGAGTCTCTGCACCGGCTGGGGGTAGACCATATCGATTTGTATTATACGCATTTTGATGATAAAGTTACCCCTGTTGAGGAAACGCTGTCTGCTTATGACGAGCTGATCAGGGCGGGTAAGGTGCGCTATATCGCAGCCTCAAACGTCTCTCCTCAGCGCCTTATCGAAAGCTTCTCGCTCGCGGAGGAACATGGGCTGCCGAGATATGTGGCCCTGCAGCCACATTATAACCTGGTCGAACGCTCAGGCTTTGAAAATGACTACGCCCCGCTGGTTGAAAAATATGACCTGAGTGTCTTCCCCTACTGGTCGCTGGCGGCAGGTTTTCTGACCGGTAAATACCGGTCAGTAGATGATTTCGAGAAAACCACTAGAGGAGCCGGCATTAAAAAATACTTTGACGAAAAAGGAAAAGCCGTACTAAAGGCTCTGGATACTGTGGCCGAAAAATACGACGCTAAACAGGCAACCGTGGCATTGGCCTGGCTATTGGCCAACCCCTTGGTCACAGCTCCAATTGTCAGTGCAACCAGTGAAAGCCAGCTACAGACCTTAATAGCAGCACCGGATCTCCAATTGGATCAGGAAGATATTGGGCTGCTGGATCAGGCTAGTCAAGAGTAA
- a CDS encoding homing endonuclease associated repeat-containing protein, with amino-acid sequence MQEEIIKHAFSKVNEFYKKHNRTPVRREMEDVNTIARRYFGTWNQFITAAGLTPNSRTKAEISAELIGMVKDFYDANGRIPMRREFTPRIGTIVSYFGTWNKFIAAAGFDPNDRRIPSKGRLKNSLVKFYLKHRRSPSIADCVKSNGLYNFRSYFAHFEVNTWADVLEYAGLSSYFRITTMTESEAREKVVKLIKKHRIKHYKDYARLKPDNYPSVWYLKKKFGWNNLCYLAGTKIPVTKFSIQDHYLSLAKSLGRAPTTKELEAKMKISSGGMKWKTGLPLNKFLQSIGQQPIHKTPERCKLSKKQLAELYRTQSIAHGYENGMPRSRLLELTGYSREIYEKRFFSMNGLRLVCGFKLNRLGSKQYTEEQLREILKKPKYIRQR; translated from the coding sequence ATGCAGGAAGAGATCATTAAGCATGCTTTTTCCAAAGTCAACGAATTTTATAAAAAACATAATCGGACGCCTGTGCGCCGGGAGATGGAAGATGTCAATACGATTGCCCGCCGTTATTTTGGCACATGGAACCAGTTTATCACGGCGGCTGGATTAACACCCAACAGCAGAACCAAAGCGGAAATTTCGGCAGAGTTAATTGGCATGGTAAAAGATTTTTATGACGCCAATGGACGCATCCCCATGCGCCGTGAGTTTACCCCTCGCATAGGGACTATTGTAAGCTATTTTGGTACTTGGAACAAGTTTATTGCTGCCGCTGGATTTGATCCCAATGACCGGAGAATCCCTTCCAAAGGGAGGCTGAAAAATTCGCTGGTCAAGTTTTACCTCAAGCACCGGCGTTCTCCTAGTATCGCCGATTGCGTTAAAAGTAATGGGCTCTATAATTTTCGGTCTTACTTTGCCCATTTTGAGGTCAACACCTGGGCCGATGTGCTGGAATATGCCGGTCTGTCCTCGTACTTTCGGATAACGACGATGACAGAATCCGAAGCCAGGGAGAAGGTAGTCAAACTGATCAAAAAACATCGCATCAAACATTACAAAGATTACGCGCGCCTCAAACCCGATAACTATCCCTCAGTCTGGTATCTCAAAAAAAAATTTGGCTGGAATAATCTGTGTTATCTGGCAGGGACCAAAATCCCTGTGACCAAATTTAGCATTCAAGACCATTATCTCAGTCTGGCTAAGTCGCTTGGCAGGGCGCCGACCACCAAGGAGCTGGAGGCTAAGATGAAGATCAGCAGCGGCGGCATGAAGTGGAAAACAGGACTGCCCCTGAACAAATTCCTGCAATCGATCGGACAACAACCTATCCATAAAACGCCAGAGCGCTGCAAACTCAGCAAAAAACAACTGGCCGAGCTGTATAGGACACAGAGTATAGCACATGGATATGAAAATGGTATGCCCCGCAGCAGACTGCTCGAACTGACGGGATACAGCAGAGAGATCTATGAGAAACGTTTTTTCTCCATGAATGGCCTTCGCTTGGTATGTGGATTTAAATTAAACAGGCTCGGCAGCAAACAATATACGGAAGAACAACTTCGCGAAATACTGAAAAAACCTAAATATATCCGGCAGCGTTAA
- a CDS encoding RagB/SusD family nutrient uptake outer membrane protein: MKRHFNYIIAILLASSTALLTQSCKDDFFELVDHGGLDARIWDNEGAIEYYLAGTYSMIMPTHPHEITTNDMQMHYASDENYFSGTNGPSKKVLGLSGEITLNDVKYIATKYQGTNIGDNRYFDIARCNNAIAYIPDGNLPYDVKKKFLGQFYTLRALVYFELTRLYGGVPLVIEPQNPDDLKLEGRASARACFGQIVKDLDSAMVNLDGVTWDDATGRGKITKAAAAALKAKALLYWASPQFNPTDNPTHPFEAKRWETALQASKEAYDLCIAAGRALMPNYAEIFLKEGSANTEAVVVRSYSATSPKRYTIVERASRPASEGGSPADYYVPSTLLLHAYRMKDGTPANSSNSLYDDALFWKNRDPRFKNTIVYNGAEWPLSGKNNRRQWNYSNAAGEPSIKSFYCKKFVNPALSSAAVGIANDMGGNGMDWIEIRFAEVMMNYAEAANETGNLTLAKELVRSIRQRAGIEQGSFDYGLALATNKEQMRDLLMNERQIEFAFEGKRYHDLRRTRRMHTLEGTIQTYLFEAKSEAAKKILEAQNQTGILHRETLDMDNRDTVLTYFKYPYNLRSESSNGAFAFREYYYFYPLPNTFMNSSPLLEQTIGYEGGTFDPLND, from the coding sequence ATGAAAAGACATTTTAACTATATCATAGCCATACTATTGGCCTCCAGTACAGCCCTCCTGACACAGAGTTGTAAAGATGATTTTTTTGAGCTGGTCGATCACGGGGGCCTCGACGCACGTATCTGGGATAATGAAGGTGCAATAGAATACTATCTGGCCGGTACCTATTCGATGATCATGCCTACTCATCCCCATGAGATCACGACCAATGACATGCAGATGCATTACGCCAGTGATGAAAATTATTTCTCGGGCACGAATGGTCCCAGCAAAAAAGTACTGGGACTGAGCGGTGAAATCACGCTCAATGATGTCAAATACATCGCGACCAAATACCAGGGCACCAATATTGGCGATAACCGTTATTTTGATATCGCGCGCTGCAACAACGCCATTGCCTATATTCCGGACGGCAATCTGCCCTACGACGTGAAGAAGAAGTTTCTGGGCCAGTTTTACACACTACGGGCATTGGTTTATTTTGAGCTTACACGGCTCTATGGAGGCGTCCCACTTGTAATTGAGCCCCAAAATCCGGACGATCTGAAACTCGAGGGCCGGGCCTCCGCCAGAGCCTGTTTTGGACAGATTGTGAAAGATCTCGATTCGGCTATGGTCAACCTTGATGGCGTTACCTGGGACGATGCCACCGGCCGTGGCAAAATCACTAAAGCTGCTGCGGCCGCTCTCAAAGCCAAAGCACTGCTCTATTGGGCAAGTCCGCAGTTTAATCCAACGGATAATCCCACACATCCCTTTGAAGCCAAACGCTGGGAGACGGCATTGCAGGCCAGCAAAGAAGCGTATGACCTATGTATCGCCGCAGGTCGAGCCCTTATGCCCAATTACGCTGAAATTTTCTTAAAAGAAGGCAGTGCCAATACCGAAGCGGTCGTAGTCCGCTCCTATTCGGCTACCTCACCCAAACGGTATACGATTGTTGAGCGGGCTTCGCGTCCGGCATCGGAGGGCGGCTCTCCGGCGGACTATTATGTCCCCAGCACTCTTCTGCTCCATGCATACCGCATGAAAGACGGCACTCCGGCCAACAGCAGCAATTCCCTTTACGACGATGCCCTGTTCTGGAAAAACAGGGACCCAAGATTCAAAAACACCATTGTATACAACGGTGCCGAATGGCCATTAAGCGGTAAAAACAATCGTCGCCAGTGGAATTACAGCAATGCCGCGGGCGAACCATCGATCAAGTCGTTTTACTGCAAAAAATTTGTCAATCCGGCGCTTTCATCTGCAGCTGTGGGAATCGCCAATGATATGGGCGGAAATGGCATGGACTGGATCGAAATCCGTTTTGCCGAAGTCATGATGAACTATGCTGAAGCAGCCAACGAAACAGGCAATCTAACATTGGCTAAAGAGCTTGTGCGCAGCATCCGCCAGCGCGCCGGCATCGAACAGGGCAGCTTTGATTACGGACTGGCGCTTGCGACCAACAAAGAGCAGATGCGTGACCTGCTGATGAACGAGCGGCAGATCGAATTTGCTTTTGAAGGTAAGCGCTATCATGATCTGCGCCGCACACGCCGCATGCATACGCTGGAGGGGACCATACAAACCTATCTATTCGAGGCCAAGTCAGAAGCTGCGAAGAAAATCCTGGAAGCTCAAAATCAAACCGGTATCCTGCATAGGGAAACCCTGGACATGGACAACCGGGATACGGTGCTGACCTACTTTAAGTACCCTTACAACCTACGTTCAGAAAGCTCCAATGGTGCTTTTGCCTTCCGTGAATATTATTATTTCTATCCGCTTCCCAACACCTTTATGAATTCGTCGCCATTGCTCGAGCAGACCATCGGTTATGAAGGCGGAACATTTGACCCATTAAACGATTAA